In one Papilio machaon chromosome 15, ilPapMach1.1, whole genome shotgun sequence genomic region, the following are encoded:
- the LOC106718369 gene encoding uncharacterized protein LOC106718369 — AADSLNPLPGPRWGPPRPPLHLTPAEHEDLVTRAEGVLRRLLLTDNYDSVSNFISLYDAFEKSAEPLQQLFGKYTPPIRPRQHTCVGLGIELLRRWRSLDKRRPGFAAACALVSCEEAVEDVREYVTSGEGPEAVLAAEKEHVMVCVQIVVDGRAGVLLADPGYHVPRVVTVMADRGYPHTGWFTQSEEAHCRKEYSYAFCPLNNGYVEWRERETRGSNFKCQTSLVYVARPYLDGVNVTERRNLVYNFRSLLARDQKGHLIAGLYFPVGGRGKDAQFTLFFDTGTEKHKTKYKFNNFIDPDAIPESISEEVEICNAQMNYKKGELRNIICRLAEVLEDHSFIEQLLEINDDICRLCL; from the exons GCTGCGGACTCCCTGAACCCCTTGCCGGGCCCGCGCTGGggcccgccgcgcccgccgctgCACCTCACGCCCGCCGAGCACGAGGACCTCGTGACCCGTGCCGAGGGCGTGCTGCGTCGTCTGCTGCTCACCGACAACTACGACTCCGTCAGCAACTTCATCTCGCTGTACGACGCCTTCGAGAAATCCGCAGAGCCGCTGCAGCAGCTGTTCGGCAAGTACACGCCGCCGATCCGGCCGCGCCAGCACACCTGCGTAGGCCTCGGCATTGAGCTGCTGAGGCGCTGGCGCAGCCTGGACAAGCGGCGGCCGGGGTTCGCGGCAGCCTGCGCGCTGGTCTCGTGCGAGGAGGCGGTCGAGGACGTGCGAGAGTACGTGACGAGCGGCGAAGGCCCAGAGGCAGTGTTGGCCGCCGAGAAGGAACACGTCATGGTGTGCGTGCAGATCGTGGTGGATGGGCGCGCCGGCGTCCTGTTGGCCGACCCCGGCTATCACGTGCCCCGCGTCGTCACCGTTATGGCGGATAGAGGGTATCCGCACACCG GTTGGTTCACGCAGTCGGAGGAGGCGCACTGCCGCAAGGAGTACAGCTACGCGTTCTGCCCGCTCAACAACGGCTACGTGGAGTGGCGCGAGCGGGAGACACGTGGCTCCAACTTCAAGTGCCAGACGTCGCTCGTGTACGTCGCGCGACCCTATCTCGACGGCGTCAATGTCACCGAGCGCAGGAATCTCGTTTACAACTTCAG GAGTCTCCTTGCCCGCGACCAGAAAGGCCACCTCATAGCCGGGCTCTATTTCCCGGTGGGGGGCCGCGGCAAGGACGCGCAGTTCACGCTGTTCTTCGACACCGGCACTGAGAAACACAAGACCAAATACAAGTTCAACAATTTTATCGATCCTGATGCT ATACCAGAGTCAATATCTGAGGAAGTGGAGATTTGCAATGCTCAGATGAATTACAAGAAAGGTGAGTTACGGAACATCATCTGCCGGCTGGCGGAGGTTCTCGAAGACCACAGCTTCATCGAGCAGCTGCTGGAGATCAACGATGATATCTGCCGCCTGTGTCTCTGA